One part of the Zerene cesonia ecotype Mississippi chromosome 2, Zerene_cesonia_1.1, whole genome shotgun sequence genome encodes these proteins:
- the LOC119833363 gene encoding histone deacetylase 8-like isoform X2 gives MTKRTCYVWDQYLLEQCDRLPAVNNRASMIHSLITAYKLFEKMQIVNSVPASFEDLKLFHSEVYLDHLKTLEIIDDDYMTHSQDEKFGIGYDCPPVCEMYKLVSVIAGGSITAAKCLLLGIADVAINWCGGWHHAQRFGAEGNGVQDAYNLSKSVFTLSFHKYEAGFYPGTGSINDIGTLTGKGFMCNVPLYAAYCDDTFEYVFEKVFEKVFEKFSPDAVVVQCGADALARDPNGGAGLTIKSYCKCVKDVLNKNKPTILLGGGGYNHSNAARLWSSITALVIGVELDENIPEHDYWPQYGPDFMLNIQPLLTKDENSRKYLDHCIARISDNLEKYLVPITHQKHKICKHDVIDEDKNEIVHVSNQFKKYKMTLYNNTMTNNTESGASKTDVYNFIE, from the exons ATGACAAAAAGAACTTGCTATGTATGggatcaatatttattagaacaATGTGATCGTTTGCCTGCTGTTAATAACAGA GCATCTATGATACATAGTCTTATTACAGCCTATAAGCTTTTCGAAAAGATGCAAATTGTGAACTCAGTTCCAGCATCATTTGAAGATTTGAAACTATTTCATTCAGAAGTGTATCTTGACCATTTAAAAACCCTGGAAATTATTGACGACGACTACATGACTCATTCACAAGATGAAAAGTTTGGAATTG GATATGATTGTCCACCTGTATGTGAGATGTACAAGCTAGTGTCTGTTATTGCTGGAGGATCGATAACAGCTGCCAAATGTCTTCTATTAGGTATTGCAGATGTTGCCATCAATTGGTGTGGGGGATGGCATCACGCACAGag GTTTGGTGCTGAAg GTAATGGTGTTCAAGATGCATACAACTTAAGTAAATCAGTGTTTACGCTGTCATTCCACAAGTATGAGGCTGGATTTTATCCAGGAACGGGCAGTATCAATGATATAGGCACTTTAACTGGCAAAGGCTTTATGTGTAATGTACCTCTGTATGCAGCATATTGTGATGACACCTTTGAATATGTGTTTGAAAA gGTATTTGAGAAAGTATTTGAAAAGTTTAGCCCAGATGCTGTAGTGGTGCAATGTGGGGCAGATGCTCTAGCAAGGGATCCTAATGGTGGTGCTGGATTGACTATAAAGAGTTACTGTAAATGTGTAAAAGatgtattaaacaaaaataaacctaCAATTCTTCTAGGTGGAG gAGGATATAATCATAGCAATGCAGCAAGGCTCTGGTCTTCTATTACAGCATTAGTTATTGGAGTTGAATTAGATGAAAATATACCTGAACATGATTACTGGCCTCAGTATGGACCTGATTTTATGCTCAATATTCAACCATTGCTAACCAAAGATGAAAACTCGAGAAAATATCTTGATCATTGTATAGCAAGAATCtcag ATAACTTAGAAAAATATCTGGTTCCAATTACACACCAAAAACACAAGATATGCAAGCATGATGTAATAGATGaggataaaaatgaaatagtacATGTGAGCaatcaattcaaaaaatataagatgacactttacaataatactaTGACTAATAATACGGAAAGTGGTGCCTCCAAGActgatgtatataattttattgaataa
- the LOC119833363 gene encoding histone deacetylase 8-like isoform X1 yields MTKRTCYVWDQYLLEQCDRLPAVNNRASMIHSLITAYKLFEKMQIVNSVPASFEDLKLFHSEVYLDHLKTLEIIDDDYMTHSQDEKFGIGYDCPPVCEMYKLVSVIAGGSITAAKCLLLGIADVAINWCGGWHHAQRFGAEGFCYVNDIVICIENLKQKFQRVLYIDLDVHHGNGVQDAYNLSKSVFTLSFHKYEAGFYPGTGSINDIGTLTGKGFMCNVPLYAAYCDDTFEYVFEKVFEKVFEKFSPDAVVVQCGADALARDPNGGAGLTIKSYCKCVKDVLNKNKPTILLGGGGYNHSNAARLWSSITALVIGVELDENIPEHDYWPQYGPDFMLNIQPLLTKDENSRKYLDHCIARISDNLEKYLVPITHQKHKICKHDVIDEDKNEIVHVSNQFKKYKMTLYNNTMTNNTESGASKTDVYNFIE; encoded by the exons ATGACAAAAAGAACTTGCTATGTATGggatcaatatttattagaacaATGTGATCGTTTGCCTGCTGTTAATAACAGA GCATCTATGATACATAGTCTTATTACAGCCTATAAGCTTTTCGAAAAGATGCAAATTGTGAACTCAGTTCCAGCATCATTTGAAGATTTGAAACTATTTCATTCAGAAGTGTATCTTGACCATTTAAAAACCCTGGAAATTATTGACGACGACTACATGACTCATTCACAAGATGAAAAGTTTGGAATTG GATATGATTGTCCACCTGTATGTGAGATGTACAAGCTAGTGTCTGTTATTGCTGGAGGATCGATAACAGCTGCCAAATGTCTTCTATTAGGTATTGCAGATGTTGCCATCAATTGGTGTGGGGGATGGCATCACGCACAGag GTTTGGTGCTGAAggtttttgttatgttaatgatatagtaatatgtatagaaaatttgaaacaaaaatttcaaagagTCCTCTATATTGATTTAGATGTTCATCATG GTAATGGTGTTCAAGATGCATACAACTTAAGTAAATCAGTGTTTACGCTGTCATTCCACAAGTATGAGGCTGGATTTTATCCAGGAACGGGCAGTATCAATGATATAGGCACTTTAACTGGCAAAGGCTTTATGTGTAATGTACCTCTGTATGCAGCATATTGTGATGACACCTTTGAATATGTGTTTGAAAA gGTATTTGAGAAAGTATTTGAAAAGTTTAGCCCAGATGCTGTAGTGGTGCAATGTGGGGCAGATGCTCTAGCAAGGGATCCTAATGGTGGTGCTGGATTGACTATAAAGAGTTACTGTAAATGTGTAAAAGatgtattaaacaaaaataaacctaCAATTCTTCTAGGTGGAG gAGGATATAATCATAGCAATGCAGCAAGGCTCTGGTCTTCTATTACAGCATTAGTTATTGGAGTTGAATTAGATGAAAATATACCTGAACATGATTACTGGCCTCAGTATGGACCTGATTTTATGCTCAATATTCAACCATTGCTAACCAAAGATGAAAACTCGAGAAAATATCTTGATCATTGTATAGCAAGAATCtcag ATAACTTAGAAAAATATCTGGTTCCAATTACACACCAAAAACACAAGATATGCAAGCATGATGTAATAGATGaggataaaaatgaaatagtacATGTGAGCaatcaattcaaaaaatataagatgacactttacaataatactaTGACTAATAATACGGAAAGTGGTGCCTCCAAGActgatgtatataattttattgaataa
- the LOC119833070 gene encoding histone-lysine N-methyltransferase PR-Set7 — MVRVNSLMASQEGVKTPHRIELFEEKITKPKRNYRKRRIVVATPTKTENEEITSEPPIKKEIKSKPLKSNNGISIMTNGINVRSRAARAAARTADSHKLTEYFKEELKSPKVENPPSPPPMEKTAKVESKAVNGSNHKLTEYFPVRRSVRKTSKCVMAEKMRDLERAIREQKEDGLQVSYFDGKGRGVIATRPFYRGQYVVEYVGELVGVAEARERERKYAQDPNAGCYMYYFRLQDQQYCIDATSESGRLGRLVNHSRNGNLSTKAVWVDRPRLVLLAAQDISPGEELTYDYGDRSKESLRHHPWLAL; from the exons ATGGTTCGAG tCAATAGTCTGATGGCCTCTCAGGAGGGTGTTAAAACTCCTCACCGCATTGAGCTTTTTGAAGAAAAGATAACAAAACCCAAAAGAAATTATAGAAAACGCAG AATAGTGGTTGCAACACCAACAAAAACCGAAAATGAAGAAATAACATCAGAACcaccaataaaaaaagaaattaaatcaaaacctCTTAAATCAAATAACGGCATCAGCATAATGACGAATGGAATAAATGTGAGGTCTCGTGCAGCGCGTGCAGCTGCTCGAACAGCTGATAGTCATAAACTCACTGAATATTTTAAGGAGGAGTTAAAAAGTCCCAAAGTAGAGAACCCTCCATCTCCCCCGCCAATGGAAAAGACTGCTAAAGTTGAATCAAAGGCTGTGAATGGCAGCAATCATAAATTAACTGAATATTTTCCTGTGAGGCGAAGTGTAAGGAAGACTTCAAAATGTGTTATGGCTGAAAAGATGAGAGACTTGGAGAGAGCAATCAGAGAACAAAAGGAGGATGGGCTACag GTCTCTTATTTCGATGGCAAAGGTCGTGGAGTTATAGCTACGCGTCCTTTCTATCGCGGACAGTATGTAGTAGAGTATGTGGGTGAACTGGTGGGAGTGGCAGAGGCTAGGGAGCGCGAACGGAAGTATGCACAGGATCCTAATGCTGGCTGCTATATGTATTACTTTAGACTGCAAGATCAACAGTATTG tattGACGCGACCTCCGAATCGGGGCGGCTCGGTCGTCTAGTGAACCACTCCCGCAACGGTAACTTGTCAACAAAAGCGGTGTGGGTGGACCGACCCAGGTTGGTGCTGCTCGCCGCTCAGGACATATCGCCTGGGGAGGAGCTCACTTATGACTATGGGGATCGGTCTAAGGAGTCGCTGCGTCACCATCCTTGGCTTGCGCTTTGA